A window of the Lolium perenne isolate Kyuss_39 chromosome 7, Kyuss_2.0, whole genome shotgun sequence genome harbors these coding sequences:
- the LOC127312552 gene encoding aquaporin NIP3-3-like, whose amino-acid sequence MDFSVSIPAASAMETTTMVPLKSPSFKVVPVLHDEMAKQLPGHSIVGAKPAAILLVKKALAEFLGTFLLIFTLLSALIMNATHDGALGLVGVAATAGLAIMVIVASLIHVSGAHLNPAVSISMAVFGYLPRAHLAPYMAAQFLGSIAASFLANAIYHPENPGAIVTTVPTLGTTETFLVEFVITFVLLFVIVALIVDPKAVKELVAVAAGAVVMMNALSAAQSTGASMNPARTLGTAIATGTYTKIWIYMVAPPLGAIAGTGAYIALKH is encoded by the exons ATGGATTTTTCAGTGAGCATCCCGGCAGCTTCCGCCATGGAAACCACCACCATGGTGCCCCTAAAGTCGCCTtccttcaaggtcgtgccagtacTGCACGATGAGATGGCCAAGCAATTGCCCGGCCACTCTATCGTCGGTGCCAAGCCGGCGGCGATTCTCCTCGTTAAGAAG GCATTGGCCGAGTTCTTGGGCACATTCCTGCTCATCTTCACCCTGCTGTCGGCGCTGATCATGAACGCGACGCACGACGGCGCATTGGGCCTGGTGGGTGTGGCGGCAACGGCGGGGCTGGCGATTATGGTGATCGTGGCGTCGCTGATCCACGTGTCCGGGGCTCACCTGAACCCGGCGGTAAGCATCTCCATGGCCGTGTTTGGCTACCTCCCACGTGCCCACCTCGCACCCTACATGGCGGCGCAGTTCCTAGGCTCGATCGCCGCCTCCTTCCTGGCCAACGCGATCTACCACCCGGAGAACCCaggcgccatcgtcaccaccgtgCCCACACTCGGCACCACGGAGACATTCCTCGTCGAGTTCGTGATCACATTCGTCCTCCTCTTCGTCATCGTCGCCCTCATCGTCGATCCCAAAGCG GTGAaggagctggtagcagtggcagcTGGTGCAGTGGTGATGATGAACGCCCTTAGCGCTGC TCAGTCAACGGGAGCGTCCATGAATCCGGCGAGGACGCTGGGGACAGCGATCGCCACGGGGACATACACCAAGATCTGGATCTACATGGTGGCGCCGCCGCTCGGCGCCATTGCCGGAACCGGGGCTTACATTGCACTCAAGCACTGA